One part of the Candidatus Zixiibacteriota bacterium genome encodes these proteins:
- a CDS encoding right-handed parallel beta-helix repeat-containing protein — protein sequence MAERNLVYGNSVPDAGSYIRGVVYVHVDNATVINNTIDNNSRGVLLYPHSNLVFENNIVSNNTLEGGIDLYSSSSGVTIDYNDVWNNGGQDYIRSATPGTHDISVDPIYCDRGNFDYTVSDQSQCLPANNSWGVLIGAFEAGCEGEPQDPQSLIINDFESCIPANGILEIPIYVTVTGPLCAMQIPLVWDGEYTVTGFSYDGTPLEYWDYPVVTVNNENRTILIGGAAGLGAPIPSGENIYIGSISFDVGDLCTHDNNVNITLNTTTIGPASLLFVDCTEPVANEFIPSALIEVITIDGYMAGDANGNCSVNVADAVFLINTVFKQGPMPVPEDAGDANCDGKVNVADIVYLIGFVFRGGDPPSSQCHLASISLGSDVYFGEKSVALTQQYYGDKSVIQIESSIDVYGLQLSVECDPNIQLVNLTRKTQIYYGRTHDISHIGVLDINGIGKIPSGKIQSILEFNGRVEVVTAEASDEYGNNLVVEISKSLSNLLPTSYSLDQNYPNPFNPGTDIRFSLPEAGHVQLSIFNIAGQKIKTLINEYQENGTHTVYWNGKDQSNNNVSSGIYLYKIQVNDFADTKKMILLK from the coding sequence TTGGCCGAGCGTAATTTAGTCTATGGTAATAGTGTTCCTGATGCCGGTTCGTACATTCGTGGCGTGGTTTATGTCCATGTTGATAATGCGACCGTGATCAATAACACGATTGACAATAATTCCCGGGGAGTATTATTGTATCCCCACAGTAATTTAGTTTTTGAGAACAACATTGTGAGCAACAATACTCTTGAGGGTGGAATTGATTTATATAGTAGTAGTTCTGGAGTAACGATAGATTATAATGATGTTTGGAACAACGGCGGGCAGGATTATATTCGTTCTGCTACTCCGGGAACACATGATATTTCAGTTGATCCGATATATTGTGATCGTGGTAATTTTGATTACACTGTGAGCGATCAATCACAGTGTTTACCTGCCAATAATAGTTGGGGAGTATTGATCGGAGCTTTCGAAGCAGGGTGTGAAGGAGAACCACAGGATCCTCAATCATTAATTATTAACGATTTTGAATCATGTATCCCAGCCAACGGAATACTTGAAATTCCTATTTATGTCACAGTTACGGGACCTTTGTGCGCGATGCAAATTCCGCTTGTTTGGGATGGGGAATACACTGTCACGGGATTCAGTTATGATGGTACGCCACTTGAATATTGGGATTATCCTGTAGTAACAGTTAATAATGAAAATAGGACAATCCTTATAGGCGGAGCTGCGGGATTGGGGGCTCCAATTCCGTCCGGGGAAAATATTTACATTGGATCAATTTCATTCGATGTTGGAGATTTGTGCACGCATGATAATAATGTCAATATCACCTTAAATACGACTACAATTGGGCCCGCATCATTATTATTTGTTGATTGTACAGAACCGGTTGCAAATGAATTTATACCATCGGCGTTAATAGAAGTAATAACAATTGATGGATACATGGCCGGGGATGCCAATGGCAATTGTTCGGTAAATGTGGCTGATGCTGTATTTTTAATCAATACTGTATTTAAGCAGGGGCCAATGCCGGTGCCGGAAGATGCCGGAGATGCCAATTGTGATGGTAAAGTAAATGTTGCGGATATAGTCTACTTGATCGGTTTTGTGTTCAGGGGCGGTGATCCACCTTCAAGTCAATGTCATTTAGCTTCAATATCTTTGGGAAGTGATGTTTATTTTGGTGAAAAGTCGGTTGCATTAACCCAGCAATATTATGGTGATAAATCAGTGATTCAAATTGAATCATCAATTGATGTTTACGGTCTTCAATTATCGGTGGAATGTGATCCAAATATCCAATTAGTAAATTTGACACGGAAAACTCAAATTTATTATGGGCGCACCCATGATATTTCACATATAGGTGTATTAGATATTAATGGAATTGGTAAAATACCTTCTGGTAAAATACAGTCTATTCTTGAATTTAATGGAAGGGTGGAGGTTGTTACTGCCGAAGCATCAGACGAATATGGGAATAATTTGGTAGTAGAAATATCTAAATCCCTATCTAATCTACTGCCCACATCATATTCATTGGATCAAAATTACCCTAACCCATTTAACCCGGGAACCGATATAAGATTCTCCTTACCGGAGGCAGGACATGTTCAATTATCCATTTTCAATATAGCCGGTCAAAAAATAAAAACGCTTATTAATGAATACCAGGAAAATGGAACACATACCGTTTATTGGAACGGTAAAGATCAATCCAACAATAATGTATCAAGCGGAATCTATTTATACAAAATACAGGTTAATGATTTTGCGGATACCAAAAAGATGATTTTGTTAAAATAA
- a CDS encoding DUF2723 domain-containing protein, with the protein MEPSLFGQEKKFDRINAVIAAIVTIITFIIYRLTVAQTLSYWDCGEFIASSHILGNPHPPGTPMFMLVGRFFDLLPIASDVAFRINMMSAISSTFSALFAYLITVRLVSSWYVNTENYKIGRIIAYASGFIGSLFVAFSRANWNNSVETEPRSMAILIMLAMLWLSLKWFNHRFSNTGQRIILLTAFLATISLGIHLTVFLIVPIVTIIFGLKRTATKIDWALISGFFIIQLILILILADTSIPTPDVNIGEARYKIFLILAGLQFVGLAIYMRNKVNWPIFLAFGAISPIMVGFYPFMFSVLGWLVISFFVWFVKRDKLWRLSFLIILFAIIGYSVHVYIPIRSSMHPIIDENTPSRDFRTFVNFLDRKQYGSTSMTERMFVRRGELSNQFGDHARMGFLRFFKEQYSSEKLFPVFLVIGIFGLGMMAYKYPDWGYIFITLVLVGSVGLVLYMNFADGTHFNKYTGDAYQEVRDRYYFFTPAFVLFGMAIGLGMAGIMELIRKATVKMGKNINRMAVYTSLILVLTPIIPAQASYFNNDRSKNRMAYNYAWNILNSCEKNSILFTAGDNDTFPVWCIQEIYGIRKDVRVINFSLLNTDWYIWQMKHLDSLSAINAGFDPAAIPWKDGKIMLEGREVEPVSVGILPDVPISMKDDQILWEVDIAPNGQEITRPQKPFYDRVRKRTALLVPTYYEEKTLKVAQIMLEDIILTNRWKYPIHFTSAAGEVRNTPLKLMDRLYRDGIILTLSTDETRLAYREDRTDSLFFEVYKYDNLSDTLIAQSENIAGISLAFPEKMLDYHSYLMENGKTEKADTVLEKICEAIPSYWRSRLTQAQRARENGDTLRAMEIEIEMKQYLHGFLNNNPTNVFFHQYLGTMYLTLGDNRRAEEYLNNAWELNRDKSHTFRALLSLYGIEGRGGDLVRLAQEYSQYHDDDPYANDILRRAQSFMDQQRLAPPPPATQNTPPVQIVPPDPGDS; encoded by the coding sequence GTGGAGCCATCGTTGTTTGGTCAGGAAAAGAAATTCGATAGAATCAACGCCGTAATTGCGGCAATTGTCACAATCATTACCTTTATAATCTATCGTCTAACGGTGGCTCAGACATTGAGTTATTGGGATTGCGGGGAATTTATCGCCAGTTCGCATATTTTGGGCAATCCCCATCCCCCGGGCACTCCCATGTTTATGCTGGTCGGGCGTTTTTTTGACCTGTTGCCCATCGCCTCCGATGTAGCCTTCCGCATAAATATGATGTCGGCCATATCCTCTACTTTTTCGGCGCTATTTGCTTACCTGATTACGGTTCGTCTGGTCTCGAGCTGGTATGTAAACACTGAAAATTATAAAATTGGCCGTATAATCGCTTACGCTTCTGGTTTTATTGGTTCTTTATTTGTCGCTTTTAGCCGGGCTAACTGGAATAATTCCGTTGAAACCGAACCACGAAGCATGGCAATACTTATTATGCTGGCTATGTTATGGCTGAGTCTCAAATGGTTTAACCATCGTTTTAGCAATACGGGTCAAAGGATTATTCTTCTGACTGCTTTCCTGGCAACCATTTCTCTGGGGATTCACCTGACGGTATTCCTGATTGTTCCGATTGTGACGATAATTTTTGGCCTTAAGAGGACAGCGACAAAAATCGACTGGGCTCTTATTTCCGGGTTTTTTATCATCCAACTGATATTGATTCTAATTTTGGCCGACACCTCAATACCTACTCCTGACGTTAACATCGGGGAGGCGAGATACAAAATCTTTCTGATCCTGGCGGGACTTCAATTTGTCGGTTTGGCAATATATATGAGAAATAAAGTCAATTGGCCGATTTTTCTGGCTTTTGGAGCCATTTCGCCGATTATGGTTGGTTTTTATCCATTTATGTTTTCGGTTCTGGGTTGGCTTGTCATCAGCTTTTTTGTATGGTTTGTGAAAAGAGATAAATTGTGGCGGTTGTCATTTTTAATTATTCTCTTTGCGATTATCGGATATTCGGTTCATGTCTATATACCGATTCGTTCAAGCATGCACCCGATTATAGACGAAAACACCCCTTCCCGTGATTTCCGGACGTTCGTTAATTTCCTTGACCGTAAGCAATACGGATCCACTTCCATGACTGAAAGGATGTTCGTACGTCGGGGGGAATTGTCGAATCAATTTGGAGACCATGCACGGATGGGTTTTCTGCGGTTTTTTAAAGAGCAGTATTCCAGTGAGAAATTATTTCCAGTGTTTCTTGTGATTGGAATATTTGGCCTGGGAATGATGGCCTATAAATATCCTGATTGGGGGTATATATTTATCACCCTTGTGCTCGTTGGATCGGTGGGATTAGTCTTGTATATGAATTTTGCCGACGGGACACACTTTAATAAATATACGGGAGACGCTTATCAGGAAGTCCGAGATAGATATTATTTCTTTACTCCGGCATTTGTTCTGTTCGGTATGGCCATCGGACTGGGTATGGCCGGAATTATGGAGTTGATACGAAAAGCAACCGTCAAAATGGGCAAGAATATAAACAGGATGGCTGTTTATACTTCATTAATTTTGGTTTTGACTCCGATTATTCCGGCTCAGGCGAGTTATTTCAACAATGACAGGTCTAAAAATCGCATGGCTTATAATTATGCCTGGAACATATTAAATTCATGCGAAAAAAACTCCATATTGTTTACGGCGGGTGATAATGATACTTTCCCGGTCTGGTGCATTCAGGAGATTTATGGCATTCGTAAGGATGTCAGGGTCATAAATTTCTCGCTTTTGAATACCGACTGGTATATCTGGCAGATGAAACACCTTGATTCACTTTCGGCGATAAACGCCGGATTCGATCCCGCTGCTATTCCCTGGAAAGACGGGAAAATTATGCTTGAAGGACGGGAAGTGGAACCGGTATCTGTTGGTATCCTTCCTGATGTTCCGATATCAATGAAGGATGATCAGATCCTCTGGGAGGTGGATATTGCTCCCAACGGTCAGGAAATAACTCGGCCTCAGAAACCATTTTATGATCGTGTCCGTAAACGGACCGCTCTTTTAGTGCCTACCTATTATGAAGAGAAAACTTTGAAAGTTGCCCAGATTATGCTGGAAGATATTATCCTGACGAATCGATGGAAGTATCCGATTCACTTTACTTCCGCGGCAGGCGAAGTTAGGAATACACCACTGAAATTAATGGATAGATTATATCGTGACGGCATTATTTTGACTTTATCCACCGATGAAACCAGGTTGGCATATCGTGAAGATAGAACGGATAGCCTGTTTTTTGAAGTGTATAAGTACGATAATCTCAGCGATACGCTGATTGCTCAGAGTGAAAATATCGCGGGCATTTCTTTAGCTTTCCCCGAAAAAATGCTCGATTATCACTCATATCTTATGGAAAATGGCAAAACTGAAAAAGCCGATACAGTTCTGGAAAAAATTTGTGAAGCGATTCCTTCCTATTGGCGTTCACGCCTGACTCAGGCTCAACGGGCCCGCGAAAATGGAGATACTCTCCGAGCCATGGAAATAGAGATTGAAATGAAACAATATTTGCATGGGTTTCTTAATAATAATCCGACCAATGTTTTTTTCCATCAGTACTTGGGCACAATGTATTTAACGCTTGGTGATAATAGAAGAGCCGAAGAGTATCTTAATAACGCCTGGGAATTGAATCGTGATAAGAGCCATACTTTCCGAGCGCTTTTATCGCTTTATGGGATTGAGGGGCGAGGTGGAGATTTAGTAAGATTGGCACAGGAGTACAGTCAATATCATGATGATGATCCCTATGCGAATGATATTTTACGAAGGGCCCAGTCTTTTATGGATCAGCAAAGACTGGCGCCCCCGCCACCAGCGACTCAAAATACACCGCCCGTTCAAATCGTACCGCCTGACCCCGGTGATTCATGA
- a CDS encoding tetratricopeptide repeat protein, with protein MKTNKLLGIFFIVWLSFNAVSVMAQRDEAVSPRQDNDQSPLKKDNLNSATVDRVRRLMAMGQYEMASALAENELNRSSDDLILKSLLAQCYKKGKNYGKLVALMRLRIQSEPVNFMLMHNAGDAHLLIGDLDSARYYFFESATMALDRLPVLVSIAQNYQRLGYYDYVVEFIDSVRILKNNSVLLASFMGDALTANGDFDLATYEYLTHMEKDSVAAAEAEAKLVSMIRYPESADTVMAILSRQIQSHYENFRLVNAYGQLLMDQGRFDEAREFYVEIDSLRNKGGNDILYFMKRCNKSGEYKQTILAGEVLTVFYDISPIIGNAQFLMAESYTATGEYDKALEIYHSIEEKFVWVSHKAEARLRIGVMYKDYLDDLDQARNFLDEVISTAPRSRYDIQARFELINLLIRENQLDSAMACCTLLLTFELNDSFKEKTDYIKALIQLFSNEYMSTRDSFRQILSRYPRGFYVNDAINYSLVLSEAIGSASGQIDLYCAAEYFDYINQEDSLEFYLNKICRIGIPALSPVSYLKLANLYVGQKLSADAVTAVDSLEAQYPESYFLPYGLKLKADIYFENPERRDESLEIYKNLLRDYSNYPFSAPIREILRRDAEDVGRI; from the coding sequence ATGAAAACAAATAAGCTATTGGGAATATTTTTTATCGTTTGGCTATCATTCAATGCGGTTTCGGTAATGGCTCAAAGGGATGAGGCCGTTTCGCCTCGTCAGGATAATGATCAATCCCCGTTAAAAAAGGATAACTTGAATAGCGCCACGGTTGACCGCGTCAGGCGTTTGATGGCGATGGGTCAATATGAAATGGCGAGCGCTTTGGCCGAAAATGAATTGAATAGAAGTTCCGATGATCTCATACTAAAATCGTTGCTGGCTCAATGCTATAAAAAAGGCAAAAATTACGGTAAATTAGTCGCGTTGATGAGGCTGAGGATTCAATCGGAGCCTGTTAATTTTATGCTGATGCACAACGCCGGTGACGCGCATTTGCTAATCGGAGACCTTGATTCGGCACGGTATTATTTCTTTGAAAGTGCTACGATGGCATTGGATCGCCTGCCGGTTCTCGTATCGATTGCCCAGAATTATCAGCGTTTGGGCTATTATGATTATGTCGTTGAATTCATCGATTCGGTAAGAATCCTTAAGAATAATTCCGTTCTACTGGCCAGTTTTATGGGTGATGCTCTGACTGCCAATGGCGATTTTGATCTGGCCACTTACGAGTATTTGACGCACATGGAAAAAGATTCGGTGGCGGCGGCCGAGGCTGAGGCCAAACTTGTTTCGATGATCCGCTATCCGGAATCGGCCGATACCGTCATGGCGATTTTATCCCGGCAGATTCAGAGTCATTATGAGAATTTCAGACTTGTTAACGCGTACGGACAGCTTCTCATGGATCAGGGACGATTCGATGAAGCTCGGGAGTTTTATGTCGAAATAGACAGTCTGCGCAATAAAGGTGGGAATGATATTTTATATTTTATGAAACGGTGCAACAAAAGCGGCGAATATAAACAGACTATTTTGGCCGGTGAAGTATTAACCGTTTTTTATGATATTTCGCCCATAATCGGCAACGCGCAATTCTTAATGGCCGAATCCTATACGGCGACAGGGGAATACGACAAGGCTCTTGAGATTTATCATTCGATTGAGGAAAAATTCGTTTGGGTGTCTCATAAGGCTGAGGCGAGGTTGAGAATTGGTGTTATGTACAAAGATTATCTGGACGATTTGGATCAGGCCAGGAATTTTCTTGATGAGGTAATTTCAACGGCGCCGAGATCGCGATATGATATACAGGCTCGCTTCGAGTTAATAAATCTTCTTATAAGAGAAAACCAGCTCGATTCGGCGATGGCATGCTGTACTCTATTATTAACCTTTGAATTGAATGATAGTTTCAAAGAAAAAACAGATTACATAAAAGCCTTAATACAATTGTTTTCCAATGAGTATATGTCAACCCGGGATTCTTTCAGGCAAATTCTGAGCCGCTACCCCAGAGGGTTTTATGTCAATGACGCGATTAACTACTCTCTTGTTTTGAGTGAAGCTATCGGTTCCGCGTCGGGACAGATTGATCTTTATTGCGCCGCGGAGTATTTTGATTATATCAATCAGGAAGATTCCCTGGAATTTTATTTGAATAAGATTTGCCGCATTGGGATACCGGCTTTATCACCAGTGTCATATTTGAAACTTGCCAACTTATATGTCGGGCAAAAGCTATCGGCCGACGCCGTGACCGCGGTTGATAGTCTTGAAGCTCAATATCCGGAATCTTATTTTTTGCCTTATGGATTAAAGCTAAAGGCAGACATATATTTTGAAAATCCTGAGCGTCGAGATGAATCCCTGGAAATTTATAAAAACCTACTGCGGGATTATTCCAATTACCCGTTTAGCGCCCCGATCAGGGAAATCCTTCGGCGTGATGCCGAAGACGTTGGCCGAATTTAA